A region of Plectropomus leopardus isolate mb chromosome 16, YSFRI_Pleo_2.0, whole genome shotgun sequence DNA encodes the following proteins:
- the fkbp3 gene encoding peptidyl-prolyl cis-trans isomerase FKBP3 codes for MADEPTREWSDEQLKSDDLPKKDIIKFIQDNAAHSFLNEHKLLGNIKNVAKTAKKEQLIVAYNQLFESKRFKGSEPVEEVTEQVKAVKIEEKPKEVPAEVVDEGPPKFTKSVLKKGDKTNFPKKGDSVSCWYTGSLEDGTVFDTNIPTTARKKKQSKPLTFKVGLGRVIRGWDEALLTMSKGETARLEIEPEWAYGKKGLPDSKIPPNAKLIFEVELVAVD; via the exons ATGGCAGATGAACCAACACGGGAGTGGAGCGACGAGCAGCTCAAAAGTGATGATTTGcccaaaaaagacattataaaGTTCATTCAGGACAATGCAGCTCACTCG TTCCTCAATGAACACAAGCTGCTGGGAAACATAAAAAACGTTGCCAAAACAGCGAAGAAAGAACAATTGATTGTCGCCTACAATCAGCTATTTGAGAGCAAA AGGTTTAAAGGCTCAGAACCCGTTGAAGAGGTGACCGAGCAggttaaagctgtgaaaattgAGGAAAAACCCAAAGAAGTCCCAGCAGAGGTTGTGGATGAG GGTCCGCCCAAGTTCACCAAGTCGGTCCTGAAGAAAGGAGACAAGACGAACTTCCCAAAGAAAGGCGACAGCGTGAGCTGCTGGTACACCGGATCCTTGGAGGATGGAACCGTCTTCGACACCAATATTCCCACCA CTGCGAGGAAGAAGAAGCAAAGCAAACCTCTGACCTTCAAAGTCGGGCTGGGCAGAGTCATCAGAGGG TGGGACGAGGCTCTCCTGACGATGAGTAAGGGCGAAACGGCACGACTGGAGATCGAACCAGAGTGGGCCTACGGGAAGAAGGGTCTCCCCGACTCCAA AATTCCTCCCAACGCGAAGCTGATCTTTGAGGTCGAGCTGGTGGCGGTGGATTAA